In one window of Methanoregula sp. DNA:
- a CDS encoding complex I subunit 1 family protein, which translates to MINIVWAAFFILVAPVVGGLVAGIDRKITAHMQGRVGPSILQPFYDVGKLFEKEQAVVNETQIFYAICYIIFMVFTGALFFAGGDLLLVIFALTLSQLFLVLGAFAANSPYSYVGAERELLQIMAYEPMVILTAVGMFVATNSFNVNDIASSTTPVVLLIPGIFLGFLYVLTIKLRKSPFDISTSHHAHQEIVKGVTTEFSGPSLGLIEVSHWYETVFLLGFVYLFFGFNPLIGVAAVIIVYLLEILIDNTNARVRWQFLVKSSWLIAAVVGVVNLAALYFLSGGIP; encoded by the coding sequence GTGATCAATATTGTCTGGGCTGCTTTCTTTATTCTCGTGGCACCTGTTGTCGGAGGGCTGGTTGCAGGTATTGACCGGAAGATCACTGCACACATGCAGGGCAGGGTCGGCCCTTCAATCCTGCAGCCATTCTACGATGTGGGCAAGCTCTTTGAAAAAGAGCAGGCCGTAGTGAACGAGACGCAGATTTTCTATGCCATCTGCTACATCATCTTCATGGTTTTCACCGGGGCACTCTTCTTTGCCGGCGGGGATCTGCTGCTCGTCATCTTTGCCCTTACGCTGTCGCAGCTCTTCCTTGTACTGGGTGCGTTTGCCGCAAATTCTCCCTACAGTTATGTAGGGGCGGAGCGGGAACTGCTCCAGATCATGGCCTATGAACCGATGGTGATCCTGACTGCGGTGGGTATGTTTGTCGCAACGAACAGCTTCAATGTCAACGATATTGCATCGAGCACGACACCAGTTGTCCTTCTCATTCCCGGTATCTTCCTCGGTTTCCTCTATGTGCTGACGATCAAGCTGCGCAAATCACCATTCGATATCTCGACATCGCATCACGCTCATCAGGAGATTGTAAAGGGTGTAACCACAGAATTTTCCGGCCCGTCACTCGGTCTCATCGAGGTCAGCCACTGGTACGAGACAGTCTTTTTGCTCGGGTTTGTATACCTCTTCTTCGGGTTCAACCCGCTGATTGGTGTAGCTGCCGTCATCATCGTCTACCTGTTAGAGATACTCATCGACAATACAAATGCCCGTGTCCGGTGGCAGTTTTTGGTGAAGAGCTCGTGGCTGATTGCTGCCGTCGTGGGCGTGGTCAACCTTGCTGCACTCTACTTCCTGTCGGGAGGTATTCCATGA
- a CDS encoding proton-conducting transporter membrane subunit: MQLAQLLIFLILFPLIAAFFLFLAKKDIERDWIVKLSALAIGIVSVYLLISTYNKGALLVSIIPGEPTGILMFILEMLIAVFILYLGIVHKKWLVVGLILVQSVVMLYFELVYAHTIHVQSNLFIDEFSNILALIIGIIGSLICVYSLGYMKFFHEHHPEMPDRRPWFFAIMFIFIAAMFGLVFSNNILWVYFFWEVTTLCSFLLIGYTKTEEATNNAFSALWMNLLGGVAFAGAIIYLAMFGNGIMGLDTLLASGKVIALIPAALIGFAGLTKAAQLPFSSWLVGAMVAPTPVSALLHSSTMVKAGVYILVRLAPIFQSTFTGYLIAMVGALTFLIASGIAISQSNAKRVLAYSTIANLGLIVACAGIGTYEAIWAAILLIVFHAISKSLLFLSVGSVEHRIKSREIDDMNGLIVRMPRIAAMMVIGIAGMFLAPFGMLISKWAAIRAFIDVPYGFLFVIILAFGSAMTVFFWTKWMGKIIAVTSDSKNIEGEVDHSEWAALVSLAGLSIITTLVFPLLSTKLLEPYLMANYGHVAQLSLGNITIMILMLLLLVGLPLSILIPQRKHKHVPPYMGGRTTTHDMRFSGSLGMQKKTVLSNYYLHEYFGETKLRTAGIWICSAIIGIMFIATALRGVFL; the protein is encoded by the coding sequence GTGCAACTTGCGCAGCTGTTAATATTTCTCATCCTGTTTCCGCTCATTGCCGCGTTCTTTTTGTTTCTGGCAAAAAAAGACATCGAACGCGACTGGATTGTGAAACTGTCCGCACTGGCGATTGGGATTGTCAGTGTCTACCTGTTGATATCGACCTATAATAAGGGGGCCCTGCTGGTCTCGATCATTCCAGGAGAGCCGACCGGTATTCTCATGTTCATCCTTGAGATGCTGATTGCCGTATTCATCCTGTATCTCGGTATCGTGCACAAAAAGTGGCTTGTCGTGGGGCTCATCCTTGTCCAGTCCGTAGTGATGCTCTACTTCGAACTGGTATACGCCCACACCATCCACGTCCAGTCGAACCTGTTCATCGATGAATTCTCCAATATCCTTGCACTGATCATCGGCATCATCGGCAGTCTCATCTGCGTGTATTCGCTGGGGTACATGAAGTTCTTCCACGAACACCACCCGGAGATGCCGGACCGGCGACCATGGTTCTTTGCGATCATGTTTATCTTCATCGCAGCCATGTTCGGGCTGGTCTTCTCCAACAATATCCTCTGGGTCTATTTCTTCTGGGAAGTCACTACGCTGTGTTCCTTCCTCCTGATCGGGTATACAAAGACCGAGGAAGCCACCAATAATGCCTTTTCTGCCCTGTGGATGAACCTGCTTGGCGGGGTTGCATTTGCCGGCGCTATCATCTACCTTGCCATGTTCGGCAACGGTATCATGGGACTTGACACGCTGCTCGCATCCGGCAAAGTCATAGCCCTCATTCCGGCAGCTCTTATCGGGTTTGCCGGTCTCACCAAGGCAGCCCAGCTGCCGTTCTCCTCCTGGCTTGTAGGAGCGATGGTGGCACCGACTCCGGTTTCGGCACTCCTCCACTCCAGCACCATGGTCAAAGCCGGTGTCTATATTCTCGTCAGGCTTGCCCCCATCTTCCAGTCCACCTTCACGGGATATCTGATAGCCATGGTAGGAGCGCTCACCTTCCTTATCGCGTCCGGTATTGCGATATCACAGAGCAATGCAAAACGGGTACTTGCCTATTCAACTATAGCAAACCTCGGTCTCATTGTTGCCTGCGCCGGGATCGGAACCTACGAGGCGATCTGGGCTGCAATCCTCCTGATTGTGTTCCACGCTATCTCCAAATCTCTGCTCTTCCTCTCGGTCGGATCTGTCGAACACCGGATCAAGAGCCGCGAGATCGATGACATGAATGGGCTCATCGTGCGCATGCCCAGAATTGCTGCAATGATGGTGATTGGTATCGCCGGTATGTTCCTTGCACCGTTTGGTATGCTGATCTCCAAGTGGGCGGCAATACGGGCGTTCATCGATGTACCCTACGGTTTCCTGTTTGTCATCATTCTTGCCTTTGGCAGCGCCATGACGGTCTTCTTCTGGACCAAATGGATGGGCAAGATTATTGCCGTTACTTCTGACAGTAAGAACATTGAAGGGGAAGTTGATCACAGCGAGTGGGCAGCTCTGGTATCACTTGCCGGGCTCTCGATCATCACCACGCTGGTCTTCCCGCTGCTGTCGACAAAACTTCTCGAACCCTATCTCATGGCAAATTATGGTCACGTAGCCCAGCTGTCGCTCGGCAATATCACCATCATGATCCTGATGCTCCTCCTCCTCGTTGGCCTCCCGTTGAGCATCCTGATACCCCAGAGAAAGCACAAGCATGTGCCCCCCTACATGGGTGGCAGAACTACCACCCACGATATGCGATTCTCCGGGTCTCTGGGCATGCAGAAAAAGACAGTGCTCTCCAACTATTATCTCCACGAGTATTTCGGTGAAACAAAACTCAGAACCGCAGGGATCTGGATCTGTTCAGCCATCATCGGCATCATGTTTATTGCAACCGCGTTGCGGGGGGTGTTCCTGTGA